The Planctomycetaceae bacterium genome contains the following window.
ATCTGCAGCCAGTGGCAGTCCGTTCTCGTGGCGTTTTCCAGCAGGCACGATGCTTCGTCCAGCAGGCCAACCACCAGATCCTGCTTTCCGTCGCGATTCCAGTCCATAGTCGCCAGGCTTCGGCCAACGTGTCCGCTCGTGAGAAACTCGCCTGTCAATTCCACGGGCAGAAAGCTGTTCCCCTGCCGATTTCGAAAGAACTGCATCGGCATACGATAGGCCACGCCGTCGGCAGACATGTCGTCAATGTGTCCGTTGGCCACCGCCAGGTCGTCGAATCCATCCAGATCCAGATCAATCGGCTGCGTGCCGAAGCCCAGCATCGAAAGACTGGGTTGAGTCAATTGAAGCGAATTGGTCCGGTCCACAAACAGCCCTGGCGCCATGCCAAGGTACATCGTGTTCGTTTCGTGCAGAAAATTTGTCACAAACACGTCCGGGATCCGGTTGTGATCAAAGTCGGAAACGGCGACTCCCATGCACGCCTGCGGTGCTCCGAACTCGCTGACCGCCACGCCGGCCGCGAACGCATGTTCGATGAATTGAGGCGTTTCGGTTCCGTCGGATGTGCCCTGATTCAGCAGCATGAAGTTCGGTACGGCATCATTCGCGACAAACAGGTCGATGGAACCATTGCCGTCGAAGTCCGCGGCGACGAGCCCGAGACCTCGTCCGTCACTGTGAATGATGCCGGAAGTCTGCGAGACGTCCTGAAACGTGCCATCGCCGCTGTTCAGCAGCAGTTGATCGTCAGCCGCCGCGAAATCGCCGGATGCGCAGCGTTTCAGTTTGCCGTTTTCGTGACAGATGTCCGCGGCCGCGTCTTCCAGCGACAGATAGTTGACGACATACAGATCGTCCAGGCCATCGGCGTTCAGGTCCGCAAACACGCAACTGGTTGACCATTCTTTTCCCCGGATGTCAGCGCCGGAGGTGGCGTCGGAAAACGTGCCGTCGCCGTTGTTGCGAAGCAGGCGGTTTTGTCCCACGTTGGCGATGAACACATCCGGAAACCCGTCGGCGTCGATATCGCCGATGGCGATACCCTGGCTGAAATCCGTGTCACCGGCGCCGGCCAGCGGCGTGACGCTGGTCAAACGCTGTCCGCGCAGGTTGCGGAACAACTGATCGCTGACGGGAGGTTTGGTGGCTTCGGAGTTCACCGGCCATTCGCCGCCCTGAGTCATCAGGATGTCGGGCCAGGAATCGTGGTCGAAATCAATGATCCCGCAGCCTCCGCCGTTGGACTGCACCATGCGTCGCCGGAGTGACGTCGCCGGAGAATTCACGTACCGGAACGCAAAGCCGATTTCGTCGGCTCGCCGCACGAACTCGATCGCGTCCGGCGTCGGTTCCGGAGCAGCAGCGTGAGCGACCGCTCGCGGCTCGGGAAGCGGCAGCCGGCTAACGTCAATGGACGCCAGCAGGTCTTCCACAAGCTGCCGCTCGTCCGACGCCGTCTGCAATTCGGATTTGAAGGAAGCCGCGATGCCCGGTCCGAAGCGTTCTTCTCCCAGCCGAATCCAGTTGGCGGCTTCCGCTCGCCGTCCCGTGGTCAGCAGCAGCGGAACAATCTGCGCCAGCGTTTCGCGAGGCTGCTTGTCGTCGTACAGGTCATCCAGCAGCAGTTCGATCTTCCGGAAGTTTGCCGATCGTTCGCGACACGCGGCCGCCGCTTCCGAAGCTCCAAGCTGATCCAGAGCGATTGCCAGGTGAGTCGTCGCTTCAGCAAACGCAGGTTCCCGCGACACAGCTTCCGCATATCCTCGCGCTCTTCGTCCCACAGGGCCTGACGTTCCGCAAACAGGCCCTTCAGCATCCAGACGGCGGAATGTTCGCGGCAGGCATCCGGCAGGTCCGTGTACCAGTTCACGAACTGCGATTCGTCTTCGTCGATCAGAATGCTTCCCAGCGCGACCTGAGCGTCGATGCAATCGGGATATCGTTCCAGCACGAACCGCAGATCGTTCGCGGCCCGAGCCGTGTTCCCGTCGACGATTTCTTCGCGAGCCATCGCGATCAGCGGCAGACGGTCGTTTCGAAGAGTCGACATGTGATCCTTCAGCGAATCCGGAAACGCTCGCTGCCGCGACGGATAGCCGTAGTTCAGTACCTGGTCGAAGTCGGCGGTGTTGGAATCGACTCGCTTCTTCAGCAACTCGCGGGATTCCAGCAGCCGCCCTTCGGTGCGCAACAGGATTTCCAGCCGACTCTGCGCCAGACCGTTTTCGAAATCCAGCGACATCGCCTGGCGATAAGCGTTTTCGGCGGTCGACAACTGCCCGATCTGAACGGCGGCTTCTGCGAAGTAAACCAGATTCTGCGATCGCGGCCTGTCTTCATCCGTCCAGTCGATGGCCCTCTGATAGTATTCCATCGCGTCGGCAAACCGCTCCTGCCGCGACGCCGCTTCTCCGGCGATCAGCGCAGCGGCGGCGTTGTCTTCGTCTTCGATCAATGCCGCAGCCAGCTCTTCCGCCTGAGCAAACCGGTGTGCCCGCAGGGCGATCCTGGCGGCTCGCAAACGTTCCGCAGAACTGAGCGATGGAGTCATCATCTGCCAGCACAGGATCGCTGCAATGGCGGCAAGCAGCAGCACGGGAGGAAGATACTTTCGCAATGACAAATCTTTCGAGCTGCCGGAAGTCCGTGATCCGATGATGCCGCAGGTGGTCAGAGAAAACGTACGATTTCCGTTTTCGTGCGACAGAAAACGTGCCACATGTTCCCGCGGACCGGGAAGCCTGATCGTAGGCGAATCGTTCTCGCACAACCATTCTTAACCGCGTGCTCCAGCCCCCTGTTCTCGTTCCGCGGCTACCGGCTGCAGTCTCGTTCCAGGGCTGGAGCCCTGGAACGAGTCACTTGCGGGGCGCGATGACTTTGGTGTTTTCTGTACGATCGAACGCTTAGACTGCCGTCAGCACGCAGCAGCGCCGGTCGCAATCGGCTGCTTGCTTCGCGGAACTGTTCGGCGCGTCTTCGACGGTTGGGAAGAATTCGATGAGCGAACCTCTGCATCTCACCGCTGCGCACGCCGCGGCATCCTGCGTGATCAACGTCACCGGCCGGACGAACCGACTGTCTCGCGCGCTGCCAGCTCAGTGCCGGCGATGGATGATGGTCGGCGCGCTATTGACCGCAACAGCGGTGCTGCCGGGCTGCGGCGGGGCAAACACCGTTGAGATTCCGGAGAACCCGATTCCGTTCCCGGGCGCTCCTCAGGCGGTCGAGGACCCCGATGCGAAACACGTCTCCGTGGCCGGCGAAGATCCGGAGCATCAGAGTCAGGAACCACCGAACGACGCGCCGGACTCCCGCAACGAATAGCAAGCTCCGAAGCAGCTCCTGACTTTGTGTCGTTGTGCCTCTGTGTGAGACCCGGTCCGATCGCGTCGCAAGCCGGAATGCGGAATGTGATCTCCCGGATCGGTGTGTGATCTTTCGAGGCCCGGAATGCTGGAATGGGCCAGGATTAAAGCGCGGTCGGGGTTCTCTCACAGAGACACAGAGGCACGGAGGAATCTCTGACCTTTGTGTGAGACCAACGCTTTCGCGGGGCGACGGTTCTCGGACGACGGCCGGATCGTAAGGCGAGAAGGCGCGTTGCGTTGTCCTGCTATTTCGCCGCGGCAACTCTTGGAGGCGCGTCGAGCGGTGGTTCCACGATTCCCATGGCGTCGAAGATGTCGCCGACGCCCGGTTTGAACACGTCGCCCACCAGGATGTCGACCATGTTTGACTTGTACTGCGGATTGTCTCGCAGAAACGTCCCGAAGCTGAATTCCGGAGCGTAAAACGCGTACACCAGCTTGCGGAAGTTTTCGAGCCCCTGCCGGTACAGCGGCTGCCATTGTCCCAGCCGAGCCGCCGACACATCCGTTCGTTCCAGAGCATCGTGGATGGCGTCGGCCGCGAATTCTCCGCCTTTCAGAGCCAGAAAGACACCGCTGGAATACACCGGATCGATGAAACCAAACGCGTCGCCGACCAGCACCCAGCCGTTGCCGGATCCTTTTCGAGAATAGTACGAAAAGTCTTTTGTCGTGAAGAAATCGGTGCAGCGTTCGGCGTCGGTCAGGCGGGATTTCATCGCCGGACAGCGATCGAGTTCACGCTGATAGACGGCGGACGGGTCTCCCGCATCGCCGCCGAACATGTAATTCATGCTGCCGGTGCAGCCGATGCTGACGACGTTGTCCGGCAGCGGGATGTACCAGAACCAGGACTGTTTGCCTTCGGTCTGCATGATAAGCGTCGCGCCTTCGTCGCGTCCGGAATCGCGGCGGGCGTTTTTCCAATACGTCCAGATCGTTCCTTTTCGCAGATGAGGATCGCGGTCGCGTTCGTTGCGCCGGCTGGAAATGAACGACGTCTGTCCGGTGGCGTCCACGACGACTTTGGAGGCGATCCGCCGTTCGGTGCGGCCGCCGTCTTCATTCAGCAGCCGACACTTCACACCAACGGCGGTGTCGTCTTCGAAGATCACTTCGGTGACGTGCGCCGAGGTATGGACGACGGCTCCCAGTTCCGTGGCGCGGTCCAGCAGCATCTGGTCGAACGGGCCTCGCACCACCTGCCACGTGACGCTGCTTTCGTGGGAGTTGTATTCGTCGAAATAGAACGGCGCCGATTCCTTGATGCCGTCGCTGACGAACTGCACGCTGTATTTGCGGGGAAACGCCGACTGTTTCAGCCGTTCGATCAGGCCCAGTCGTTTCAGCGGCCAGTAGGTTTCGGGAATCAGAGATTCTCCGACATGAAACCGAGGCAGTTCGGCGCGTTCCAGCAGCAGAACACTGTGCCCGTACTCGGCCACCAGTGCGGCCGTCGTGCTTCCCGCCGGGCCGCCGCCAACAACGATGACATCGTAGCTTTCGCTGATGGCGGGAAGATAATTGACGGGGACATCTGGATTGATCTGGATCATGGAACCCGGACTCTGCGAGCGTACCTGGAAGCGAATCGAAGTGCTGCCGGAATGATAGTCGAATTCGGTTCTAGTCCAGTGGTGCGGAGATTTCCAACAAATCGACAGCGGGAGCACCGTTGCAGAAAATTGTCGCCATGCGCCCGAAGGTGGCTTCGCCGACCGGCATCTGCAGATAGCGGCTCAATCCGGGTCCCGCCGTGAATTTCAGGATGGCACCCAGATCGATGTGCCGCAGAACGTTGTGAGCGATTAACACGCGTCCCAGCGGAATTTCACCGGATTCGATTTCGCGGCGGACGGGTTCCGTCACATATTGAAAATTGAACCGGACGATGCCGAACTGCACGGGAACCGACGTCCCGTGGCGGTTCAGCAGGATCTTGCGGCAATAGGTGTCGTCGACGTAGCGGGAATCGATGACGGCAACGTCGACGGAACAGTCGTGGTACGATTCCATCGTCACGGTCATGTGATGTTCGTGGACCAGCATTCGCCGGTAAGGTTCGGGAGTCGCTTCGCGCGGCACATGTTCCGCCGACAGGTAAAGCGGTTCGCCATCGGGTTCGGGAAACAGCGAACACAGTTGTTTCAGTTCAATCAGCGGATTCACGGGCAGCGGATTTCACGGCGGGTGGAGATTGGCGAGGCGACGTCAGATCGGCGGACGGTCGGTTTGGCTGCAGCCACGGGAATCCGGTGAAGCCCCTGCCGCAGGAACGAAACTCGACGACCGGTCGGCTATGTGTACCGGACGGATCTGTGTTCTTCTTCGAAGTATTCGGGCAGCAGACTATCAACCTGCAGCAGACCTTTGCGAGTCAGCCGGATCTGATCACCGTCGACGACCAGGTAACCGGCGGCCTGCTGGTTCCGAAACGGATCGGCGAACTCTTTGAAGATGTTGACGCCGTACTTCCTGTTCAGCCGTCCGCCGTCGACCTGACCTTCCTTCATCAGCAGCACCAGTTCACGGATCAGCAGTTGATGAGGCGTCGGCCGCAGCGCGCGGTTGACCGGCAGTTCCCCGCGGCCGACGGTTTCCATGTAGTCTTCGATCTGATCCAGATTCTGATAATGCACTCCCTGAAAATGCCCGAACGAAGAGACCCCCGTGGCGATCAGATCGGCTCCCCGAAACAGATTGTCCCGATAGATGAAGTGATCCGTTTCCGGGTTGCGAACCAGTTCATTGCCGCTGGAAATGTGATAGCCGGCCTGCTGCAGGCGGTCGATGGCTTCACTGACCCAGCGGCGTTTGGTGGGCCAGTCGGCGACGGGAGAATCCAGTCCCTGCTCCTTCATTTCCCGCGAATACACCGTGTTGAACGGCAGTTCCATCTGATACATGGTGATGTTGTCCGGCTGCATTTCGATGGTCTGTTCGATGCAGCGGTGCCAGTTTTCATCGGTTTCGCCGACCATGCCGGCGATCAGATCGATGTTGACCTGTGGAAACCCAACCTGCTGAATCCAGCCGTAGGCTCTCATCACTTCCGGCGACAGGTGAGCACGTCCATTCTGTTCCAGAATGCTGTCGTCGAAGTTTTCGACTCCCAGGGAAATGCGGGTGATGCCGATGTCCTTCAGCGTCTGAACCTTCTCCAGGCTAAGCGTGCCCGGTTCGCATTCAAACGTGACTTCGCGGGCATTGTCCCATGTCACGTGTTCGCTCATGCGTTCCCGCAGAGACTGCAGTTGCCGCGAACTGAGATACGACGGAGTGCCGCCGCCGAAGTACACGACACTTAGTTCGCGACCGCCGACCGCCGGTTTGCGGCTGATGATTTCGATCTCACTGATCAGCGCCTGAACGTAGTCTTCGATCGCTTTCGCGTTCTGGTTGGTGTAAACGCGGAAGTAGCAGAACTTGCAGCGCTTGCGGCAGAACGGAATGTGAATGTACAGCCCCAGCGGCGTCTGGCGAGTTTCCGTCAGCGGCCGTTCGAGCGCTTCGAAGACATCCGGCACGTGTTCGCCGGTCCACAGCGAAAACGGCGGATAGTTGGAAATGAAATAGCTGCCGACTTCCGTGGTTGTCGCCGTGTCTGCCGCGGACATGTCGCGTCCACCTTCTGCTGAAAAATCAAAGTAAATGTCGAAAACCGGGCCGCCGCGAAAATCGTCCGGATCGCGCTGCGTCACTCCTTCAGGCAGCGCTGTCAAGCACTGTCACGTGATATGACGCAACTGGTTTGGTGATCGGTACCGTGGAGTCCGGGGAACCTGCAACTCGCAACGACCTGGCCTCCCGCCACGGGTCAAACGATTCAGAATTCATGCCGGTTTCGCCTTGCCGTTTCGCCGGTGATTATCCGAAGCACCGCAGACGACCGTTCTGGTCATCTTCGCCGACCACCAGACAGCCTTCGCCGATGGCGACTCCGGCAGTGATCGCCTTTCCG
Protein-coding sequences here:
- a CDS encoding tetratricopeptide repeat protein, with translation MRKYLPPVLLLAAIAAILCWQMMTPSLSSAERLRAARIALRAHRFAQAEELAAALIEDEDNAAAALIAGEAASRQERFADAMEYYQRAIDWTDEDRPRSQNLVYFAEAAVQIGQLSTAENAYRQAMSLDFENGLAQSRLEILLRTEGRLLESRELLKKRVDSNTADFDQVLNYGYPSRQRAFPDSLKDHMSTLRNDRLPLIAMAREEIVDGNTARAANDLRFVLERYPDCIDAQVALGSILIDEDESQFVNWYTDLPDACREHSAVWMLKGLFAERQALWDEEREDMRKLCRGNLRLLKRRLTWQSLWISLELRKRRPRVANDRQTSGRSNCCWMTCTTTSSLAKRWRRLFRCC
- a CDS encoding CRTAC1 family protein, with translation MVQSNGGGCGIIDFDHDSWPDILMTQGGEWPVNSEATKPPVSDQLFRNLRGQRLTSVTPLAGAGDTDFSQGIAIGDIDADGFPDVFIANVGQNRLLRNNGDGTFSDATSGADIRGKEWSTSCVFADLNADGLDDLYVVNYLSLEDAAADICHENGKLKRCASGDFAAADDQLLLNSGDGTFQDVSQTSGIIHSDGRGLGLVAADFDGNGSIDLFVANDAVPNFMLLNQGTSDGTETPQFIEHAFAAGVAVSEFGAPQACMGVAVSDFDHNRIPDVFVTNFLHETNTMYLGMAPGLFVDRTNSLQLTQPSLSMLGFGTQPIDLDLDGFDDLAVANGHIDDMSADGVAYRMPMQFFRNRQGNSFLPVELTGEFLTSGHVGRSLATMDWNRDGKQDLVVGLLDEASCLLENATRTDCHWLQIQLVGEQAARPASGATVTVTGIGDNADQFLRMKIVGGGGFQAANESLLSFGLGTDRGPFVVSVAWPDGSRQKISEVPAGSAVALSQHGGRLRFWRIPE
- a CDS encoding coproporphyrinogen-III oxidase family protein: MTALPEGVTQRDPDDFRGGPVFDIYFDFSAEGGRDMSAADTATTTEVGSYFISNYPPFSLWTGEHVPDVFEALERPLTETRQTPLGLYIHIPFCRKRCKFCYFRVYTNQNAKAIEDYVQALISEIEIISRKPAVGGRELSVVYFGGGTPSYLSSRQLQSLRERMSEHVTWDNAREVTFECEPGTLSLEKVQTLKDIGITRISLGVENFDDSILEQNGRAHLSPEVMRAYGWIQQVGFPQVNIDLIAGMVGETDENWHRCIEQTIEMQPDNITMYQMELPFNTVYSREMKEQGLDSPVADWPTKRRWVSEAIDRLQQAGYHISSGNELVRNPETDHFIYRDNLFRGADLIATGVSSFGHFQGVHYQNLDQIEDYMETVGRGELPVNRALRPTPHQLLIRELVLLMKEGQVDGGRLNRKYGVNIFKEFADPFRNQQAAGYLVVDGDQIRLTRKGLLQVDSLLPEYFEEEHRSVRYT
- a CDS encoding NAD(P)/FAD-dependent oxidoreductase, whose product is MIQINPDVPVNYLPAISESYDVIVVGGGPAGSTTAALVAEYGHSVLLLERAELPRFHVGESLIPETYWPLKRLGLIERLKQSAFPRKYSVQFVSDGIKESAPFYFDEYNSHESSVTWQVVRGPFDQMLLDRATELGAVVHTSAHVTEVIFEDDTAVGVKCRLLNEDGGRTERRIASKVVVDATGQTSFISSRRNERDRDPHLRKGTIWTYWKNARRDSGRDEGATLIMQTEGKQSWFWYIPLPDNVVSIGCTGSMNYMFGGDAGDPSAVYQRELDRCPAMKSRLTDAERCTDFFTTKDFSYYSRKGSGNGWVLVGDAFGFIDPVYSSGVFLALKGGEFAADAIHDALERTDVSAARLGQWQPLYRQGLENFRKLVYAFYAPEFSFGTFLRDNPQYKSNMVDILVGDVFKPGVGDIFDAMGIVEPPLDAPPRVAAAK